The DNA sequence CATAATTTGAATTAGTTATTCCTCCCAATCCCCCCTCAATATCTGAATAAATTATATTGAATCCTTCATGGATATGCCCAAGGGAGATTCCTTCAATTCCGTTATTCCAAAGCAGGCTATTAATTATATAAGCTTCTTCAGTAGAAACATTTTTATAGATGCCCCCTCCTACTTCTGCAGAACAATTTGCTATAGTTACATTTTCTAATCTGAAGCTCCCAAACAAGCTATATATGCCACCTCCCCACGATGCTGAGTTATTGAGCAAAGCGACATTTTTTAATTTAAAATTGGAATAATAACTGGAAATTCCTCCACCTTTTTCCGCATTACCATTCCTGATAGTCATATTAGAAATCTCCTGATATGGTTGCTGATATGGTTGAAAGTTAATTCTAATCACTCCTGATTCCCCCTCAGCATCAAGTATTACACCATCTCTTTCAATACCTGTTAATGATACATATAATGGTAATTGCACAGGAAAATACTCATTATTAGTTGTAGAAGAATATATTCCTTGCATCAGGTTGATAGTTCTGGGATTTCCTGCGTCTGCCAGAATAGTAGAACAAGCATAATGAATAGTCAGTAATGGAGATGCAATACTCAATCCATCATTTGCGTTATCTCCAAAAGGAGAGACAAATAAGTCAGCACTAATCTGTTCCTGCATTACGTGCTCAATACTATATTCTAAGGGATTATATGAAAAAACGTGATAGTCGGTAGGAGCTATTACAGTAAATGTATCCAGAACTACTGTATAAAGGGACTCACAATCTAAGTACATATCTGCCCCGATTCTTCTACCACAGTTATTTAGATAAATACTGCATCTACTTTCGTTGCTAAAAATGAGTTCATCCTCTGAACAATAAATTCCCCCTCCTGACAGGGCACTATTTCCTGAAATAGATAATCCGCTCATCAATATTTGTGTGTTTTCACTATATATACCACCACCATATGAAGATGCATCATTAAACTTAATATCCACTTCTGTTAAATCCAAATCACCGAAATCAGATGCAATACCACCCCCTAAGTCTGAACTATTATTTCTGATAATCGTATTTAGTATCTGAGTATTTGCACTTTCAAGATAAATACCCCCACCATTATAAGTTGCTTCATTATATCTAATATCGACATTTGCTAAATCCAAATCACTGTAATTAGATGCAATACCACCCCCTAAGTCTGAAATATTATTTCTGATAATTGTATTTAATATTTGCGTATTTGCACTTTCAAGATATATCCCCCCGCCCTTATAAGATGCACAATTTCCAATTATTATTGAATTATTTATTACTGCAGTAGAATGTGAAACTTTTATACCTCCTCCATTAATCGTCTCATTATCTCTTATTTCTACACTATCCAGATAAGTTGTACCACTGAAACTATAAATATAAACTCCACCTCCTACTTGAGCTGTATTTCTTATGGTTTTTGTATTATTTATTATCGCCGAACAACTATACCCTATATAAATTCCACCACCAGCATGGTATGAAATGTTATCTGAAATTAATAGACCATGCATCTGTGGGTTACCCTCAGCAAGGCAACCTACACCACCTCCCTCATCAGCTTGATTATTCTCGATTTTCAACATATTAAGGCAGGGACTACTACTGTTACATGATACCCCACCGCCTAAATAAGCAGCAAACCCATTTCTTATTGTAAAACCCGTCAGAACTGATAAAGAATCTTCTTCATTTACAAATTTAACTACACTGTCAATTCCTCCACCGTCTATCACCGTCTGAGAAATGTAACTGGTATCCTGAGTTGTGATGAACCAAGAGCCTACGGTTATTGCTTTGCCATTGAAATTGATATTCTCCAGATAAGTCCCCGGTGTCACCAGAACGGTATCACCATCTGAGGATGCACCAATCCCTTCCTGAATAGTCTCATAATCTTGCGGCACATTAATAGTCACTGCCCCTATTCCAAAAGTTATTAATAAAAGAAATGAAATAATAATCTGCTTCATATCACCCTCTGTTATAAAATTATTAAATTTCTGGCTCTTTACATAAACTTTGTTTACTCTGATAAATAAACTCTAATCCAGCATAACCTAGAGCAAAAATACCCGTTGTATCAAGACCATCCTGGTCTTGCTTTCTTTGCCCTCACCCAGAGCAGGGATGCTCTGGTTACAACAAAACCAAGGCTCGACAATGCTTGTCATTGTGTCAAGAATAATTTACTATGAGTCATTTTATCCTCTCTTTTTATTCTGAAAATTAACTGTCTGATTTTATTACATACCTCCTACCCATCCCAGGCTGTTTTCTGAAAATAATACACTATTTTTGTTCTAATATATAACTATAGTTAATAATCTTTATATTATCTCTATTAATTATAATATTTTAGCAATCTTAGATATGAATAAGTAAGCTATTGGAGGAATAACAAAGCACATAGTGACATTTTTTTGTTATATTGTGCTTTTTTGTTCTGTCTGTTCTACACTTAGAAAGCTGAAAATATAAATTTATTCATCAAAAATTATCTTAAGAGAGTGAAAATTAAGCAGGTATTTGCTCAAGGAGAGCAGGCAGTATCTTAATAAAGAAATTGATTTTTTTAATATAGGGAATTTAACTAAGCGATGTGAAATTCAGATGTTTTATGCTGAGAGCGAAAAAAAAATCACAAAAATTAAAAAAAAAGTTTGCATCTATTAAGTATGGGTTATATTATAATTACAGCCTGCCTGAACATTATGACTTAGGGGTGCTTTTCAATCAATAAACCCCAATTGGCAGACTCATTAGAAAACAGAAGATAGCCCGACCGGTTATCACAGGCTTCATTAGAAAGAAGCCGAAGCAAATGAAGTGACGCAGATTAATCTGCGTCACTTATTTTTTTTATTATAACATTTCCTTTGACATAAAGTATGTAATCAGTATTTTTAGGTAAATGGTGAAATCTTGGTGAGAAAGTGAGATTGTATGGGAAATATAACAGGGAAATTTTTATCCATTTTTAATGAGATAGTAGCGATACCTCGATGTTCCAAGCATGAAGAAGCAATCGGCGACTGGCTTGTGGGCTGGGCAAAAACAAATAAATTGAAATTCAAGCGTGACGAAGCGGGAAATATTGTAATATTAGTTCCTGGTACATCCGGCTACGAGCAAAGCAAAACCGTGATATTGCAGGGACATATGGATATGGTATGTGAGAAGAATCCTGAAAGTGATCATAATTTCTGCACTGATCCCATTATTCCGATAGTAGATGGAGACTGGCTACGGGCAGATAATACTACCCTGGGAGCTGATAATGGGGTGGCAATTGCCCTTGCACTTATGCTCGTGGAAGAAAACAAACCCCATCCACCGTTGGAAATATTATTCACTGTAGATGAAGAAACCGGATTAAAGGGTGCTAAGGAACTGCAGCCAGAATTTCTGGAAGGTAAGATACTCATCAACTTAGATTCGGAAGGAGAAGGAAAATTTACGATTGGATGTGCCGGGGGTAAGCATATTATTATCCGATTACCTTTGGAATATGAACCGGCTTATGATGGCAGTACTTTTTTGCATCTTACTATTTCGGGACTTCTGGGTGGACATTCGGGAGTGGATATCAATAAGAATCGGGCATCAGCATTGAAATTATTATCCAGAGCCCTCTATATTCTGCAGGAAGAATTCAGCTTCAATATAGCCGGCATCTCTGGTGGCAGTTCTCATAATGCAATATCTCGAAATGCAGAATGCACTATCTGTATATATCCTGAAGATCAGGAAAAGATAGAAGAAAAACTATCCGTGATAAAAGAAACATTTTTACGTGAGTATGCAGAAGTGGATCCAGCTATTGAGCTAACCAGTGGGATAGTTACACCATTAGATGAGATATTAACAGAAGAGAGCACTTTGAAAGCGATAGATCTGCTATTGGCGTTACCTCATGGGGTAGCTGCCATGAGTTATAACATTCCTGGTCTGGTTGAAACCTCATGCAATATGGCAGTTATTGA is a window from the Candidatus Stygibacter australis genome containing:
- a CDS encoding T9SS type A sorting domain-containing protein, whose amino-acid sequence is MKQIIISFLLLITFGIGAVTINVPQDYETIQEGIGASSDGDTVLVTPGTYLENINFNGKAITVGSWFITTQDTSYISQTVIDGGGIDSVVKFVNEEDSLSVLTGFTIRNGFAAYLGGGVSCNSSSPCLNMLKIENNQADEGGGVGCLAEGNPQMHGLLISDNISYHAGGGIYIGYSCSAIINNTKTIRNTAQVGGGVYIYSFSGTTYLDSVEIRDNETINGGGIKVSHSTAVINNSIIIGNCASYKGGGIYLESANTQILNTIIRNNISDLGGGIASNYSDLDLANVDIRYNEATYNGGGIYLESANTQILNTIIRNNSSDLGGGIASDFGDLDLTEVDIKFNDASSYGGGIYSENTQILMSGLSISGNSALSGGGIYCSEDELIFSNESRCSIYLNNCGRRIGADMYLDCESLYTVVLDTFTVIAPTDYHVFSYNPLEYSIEHVMQEQISADLFVSPFGDNANDGLSIASPLLTIHYACSTILADAGNPRTINLMQGIYSSTTNNEYFPVQLPLYVSLTGIERDGVILDAEGESGVIRINFQPYQQPYQEISNMTIRNGNAEKGGGISSYYSNFKLKNVALLNNSASWGGGIYSLFGSFRLENVTIANCSAEVGGGIYKNVSTEEAYIINSLLWNNGIEGISLGHIHEGFNIIYSDIEGGLGGITNSNYVNWLEGNINEDPLFFDPANGSYLLGEDSPCIDAGTAYYEYEGEVLIDLSEDEYYGTAPDMGAFEYGLVEADEFITQNSKLKIQNYPNPFNPETQITFNLPEAEHVNLSVYNLKGQLVKLLADEVLPTGNNSLIWDGKNETSRKVSSGIYLLRLKSNNETTTKKIMLIK
- a CDS encoding aminoacyl-histidine dipeptidase, producing the protein MGNITGKFLSIFNEIVAIPRCSKHEEAIGDWLVGWAKTNKLKFKRDEAGNIVILVPGTSGYEQSKTVILQGHMDMVCEKNPESDHNFCTDPIIPIVDGDWLRADNTTLGADNGVAIALALMLVEENKPHPPLEILFTVDEETGLKGAKELQPEFLEGKILINLDSEGEGKFTIGCAGGKHIIIRLPLEYEPAYDGSTFLHLTISGLLGGHSGVDINKNRASALKLLSRALYILQEEFSFNIAGISGGSSHNAISRNAECTICIYPEDQEKIEEKLSVIKETFLREYAEVDPAIELTSGIVTPLDEILTEESTLKAIDLLLALPHGVAAMSYNIPGLVETSCNMAVIEIESSNLRILTSIRSSVGSRVEALGARILATAELAGAKVHVSEGYPAWEPNTDSELLKKCVISYSNLFKHEPGVLIIHAGLECGLIGEKYPGMEMISFGPSIENAHSPCERLNLPSFERTWEFLAVLLEDLQ